The following proteins are encoded in a genomic region of Devosia lucknowensis:
- a CDS encoding DUF2161 domain-containing phosphodiesterase, whose translation METALYLPVKAFLEAAGYVVKGEIGGCDLVGISETDPRVIVVCELKLSFNLELILQAVDRATVADEVWIAARISSTGRGREADKRYRQLCRRLGIGMLGVTDQGMVSVIVSSVSPMPRTNPKRRSRLVREHQRRQGDPALGGSTRVPIMTAYRQQALVCAWALLDGPLRPRDMRAAAPDAGKILLSNVYGWFERVSPGIYKLTETGRSAAEQNPAPVAQGN comes from the coding sequence ATGGAAACCGCGCTCTACCTTCCCGTCAAAGCCTTTCTCGAAGCGGCAGGCTACGTGGTTAAAGGCGAGATCGGTGGGTGCGATCTCGTCGGTATCAGCGAAACGGATCCACGCGTGATCGTGGTGTGCGAATTGAAGCTCAGCTTCAACCTCGAGCTCATCCTTCAGGCTGTCGATCGCGCGACGGTTGCGGATGAGGTCTGGATTGCCGCCCGGATATCCAGCACCGGGCGCGGCCGGGAGGCCGACAAGCGCTATCGCCAGCTGTGCCGCAGACTGGGTATCGGTATGCTGGGGGTGACGGACCAAGGGATGGTCAGCGTTATCGTCAGCTCGGTTTCACCGATGCCACGCACCAATCCCAAACGCCGCTCGCGGCTGGTGCGCGAGCATCAAAGACGACAAGGCGACCCGGCACTGGGTGGCAGTACACGCGTGCCCATCATGACGGCGTATCGCCAGCAGGCGCTGGTGTGCGCCTGGGCGCTGCTGGACGGCCCTCTTCGGCCGCGAGACATGCGGGCCGCAGCGCCCGATGCCGGAAAGATTCTGTTGAGCAACGTTTATGGCTGGTTCGAACGCGTCAGCCCGGGCATTTACAAACTCACGGAGACCGGGCGCAGCGCCGCCGAGCAGAACCCCGCCCCGGTGGCTCAGGGCAACTAG
- a CDS encoding tellurite resistance TerB family protein, whose translation MTTAHDALIHLMIVAATSDSAMSEKELKRITALIDRLPVFEGFDRSRLESVANDCADILNGPDGLDRVMDEAIAALPIKLQDTAYAVAVEVAAVDLFLEQEELRFLEMLRDKLSLDRLTTAAIEVAARARHRRLPS comes from the coding sequence ATGACCACTGCCCATGACGCCCTCATCCACCTGATGATCGTGGCCGCCACGTCCGACAGTGCCATGAGCGAAAAGGAGCTGAAGCGCATTACGGCCCTGATCGACAGGCTGCCGGTGTTCGAGGGCTTCGACAGAAGCCGGCTCGAAAGCGTGGCCAATGACTGTGCCGATATTCTGAACGGCCCGGACGGGCTCGACCGGGTCATGGACGAGGCCATCGCCGCACTGCCGATCAAGCTGCAAGACACAGCCTATGCCGTGGCCGTGGAAGTCGCCGCCGTGGATTTGTTCCTGGAGCAGGAGGAGCTGCGCTTCCTCGAAATGCTGCGTGACAAGCTCAGCCTCGACCGGCTGACGACTGCCGCAATCGAAGTCGCCGCACGCGCACGCCACCGTCGCTTGCCGAGCTGA